A section of the Plutella xylostella chromosome 18, ilPluXylo3.1, whole genome shotgun sequence genome encodes:
- the LOC119692681 gene encoding uncharacterized protein LOC119692681 isoform X5, producing MANNSDKIDNSELKLLIKKRGSCKAQLTQFETFLSRLDGCDGLSELLKTELGIRMKKIELLQSDFDKLQCEIELLSDNVDEAYADRDQFESKLFRLLSVAHGLLAAAARYPAAGAPGGDGTSDAAEECRGGGVGLQRASPGPLPTHRIPAAALLEAILRRVRDLAPAEDEVAHVDGTPTSRIPCLGQGQDATPLDVAHGTDRPATSRQRRSQQSGRHRDQTRHNSTGLQQYLSSTLGLLNTSTAGSLLRLLKLATSVQEEERGERRHHV from the exons ATGGCTAATAACAGTGACAAAATTGATAATAGTGAATTAAAGCTTCTTATTAAAAAACGTGGTTCGTGTAAGGCCCAACTCACGCAGTTTGAAACCTTTTTGAGTCGCTTAGATGGTTGTGATGGGCTAAGTGAGCTTCTAAAAACGGAGTTAGGGATACGTATGAAGAAAATCGAGTTGCTACAAAgtgattttgataaattacAGTGTGAAATCGAGTTGCTGTCGGACAACGTGGACGAGGCTTATGCGGACCGCGATCAGTTCGAGTCCAAGTTGTTCCGCCTGCTGTCCGTGGCTCACGGGCTgctcgcggcggcggcgcgctacCCGGCGGCCGGGGCTCCCGGGGGTGACGGGACGAGCGACGCTGCCGAGGAATGCCGTGGAGGAG GTGTCGGACTGCAACGTGCATCGCCTGGACCGCTTCCAACGCATCGAATTCCTGCGGCAGCACTTCTGGAAGCGATACTGCGCAGAGTACGTGACCTTGCTCCAGCAGAAGACGAAGTGGCTCACGTCGACGGGACACCTACAAGTCGGATCCCTTGTCTTGGTCAAGGACAAGACGCAACCCCCCTTGATGTGGCTCATGGGACGGATCGTCCAGCTACATCCCGGCAAAGACGGAGTCAGCAGAGTGGCAGACATAGAGACCAAACGAGGCATAATTCAACGGGCCTACAACAATATCTGTCCTCTACCCTTGGACTGTTGAATACCTCAACGGCGGGGAGCTTGTTGCGGCTATTGAAGCTGGCAACATCGGTGCAAGAGGAGGAGCGCGGGGAGCGGCGACACCACGTATAA
- the LOC119692681 gene encoding uncharacterized protein LOC119692681 isoform X1, which translates to MSKKLDSSSYRQWEEHRNNLDSSPTLQQFIKFLINRADLLETLTDTFKYKQNNKPNNNNDAFKTKNFLVSTDNTRAYSCPMCSQSHGLFNCPSFKALDIDSRIKKAKESRVCMNCLRLGHVENACTLTHCKYCKYRHNTLLHKDVNKNTYTNKSASVPTTSGLANNVALSSDISPSTLNNHGSVLLSTALVKVADRHGSLHTARLLLDNGSTSNFVTESLCEKLDLKRYNASSTVSVKAVHIELVSSLTKEAYLAALNRFMARRGRPQTIYSDHGSNFIGVGLQRASPGPLPTHRIPAAALLEAILRRVRDLAPAEDEVAHVDGTPTSRIPCLGQGQDATPLDVAHGTDRPATSRQRRSQQSGRHRDQTRHNSTGLQQYLSSTLGLLNTSTAGSLLRLLKLATSVQEEERGERRHHV; encoded by the exons ATGTCCAAAAAGCTAGACTCGTCCTCTTACAGACAATGGGAAGAACATAGAAACAATCTTGATTCTTCGCCCACATTACAgcaatttattaaattcttaattAACAGAGCGGATCTCTTAGAAACCTTAACtgatacatttaaatataaacaaaataacaaacctaataataacaatgacgcattcaaaacaaaaaactttttagtGTCCACTGATAACACTAGAGCCTATTCATGCCCAATGTGCTCACAATCTCACGGCTTATTTAATTGCCCATCATTCAAAGCTTTGGACATTGATTCACGCATTAAAAAAGCAAAAGAAAGTCGTGTTTGCATGAATTGTTTACGATTAGGTCATGTAGAAAACGCTTGTACGTTGACACATTGTAAGTACTGTAAGTACAGACACAACACATTGTTACATAAAGACgtaaacaaaaacacataCACCAACAAATCTGCTTCAGTGCCTACAACCAGTGGTTTAGCGAACAATGTAGCCCTTTCGTCGGACATTTCACCAAGTACATTAAATAACCATGGCTCTGTACTGCTTTCCACAGCGCTCGTGAAGGTGGCAGACAGGCACGGGAGCCTGCACACAGCGCGGCTGCTCCTCGATAACGGCAGCACTTCTAATTTCGTCACCGAGTCCCTCTGCGAGAAACTTGATCTGAAGAGGTATAACGCGAGCTCCACAGTGTCAG TGAAGGCGGTGCACATCGAGCTCGTCTCGTCTCTCACGAAGGAGGCATACCTGGCTGCGTTAAATCGCTTCATGGCTCGCCGGGGAAGGCCCCAGACCATTTATTCGGACCACGGTTCCAACTTTATTG GTGTCGGACTGCAACGTGCATCGCCTGGACCGCTTCCAACGCATCGAATTCCTGCGGCAGCACTTCTGGAAGCGATACTGCGCAGAGTACGTGACCTTGCTCCAGCAGAAGACGAAGTGGCTCACGTCGACGGGACACCTACAAGTCGGATCCCTTGTCTTGGTCAAGGACAAGACGCAACCCCCCTTGATGTGGCTCATGGGACGGATCGTCCAGCTACATCCCGGCAAAGACGGAGTCAGCAGAGTGGCAGACATAGAGACCAAACGAGGCATAATTCAACGGGCCTACAACAATATCTGTCCTCTACCCTTGGACTGTTGAATACCTCAACGGCGGGGAGCTTGTTGCGGCTATTGAAGCTGGCAACATCGGTGCAAGAGGAGGAGCGCGGGGAGCGGCGACACCACGTATAA
- the LOC119692681 gene encoding uncharacterized protein LOC119692681 isoform X2 — protein MSKKLDSSSYRQWEEHRNNLDSSPTLQQFIKFLINRADLLETLTDTFKYKQNNKPNNNNDAFKTKNFLVSTDNTRAYSCPMCSQSHGLFNCPSFKALDIDSRIKKAKESRVCMNCLRLGHVENACTLTHCKYCKYRHNTLLHKDVNKNTYTNKSASVPTTSGLANNVALSSDISPSTLNNHGSVLLSTALVKVADRHGSLHTARLLLDNGSTSNFVTESLCEKLDLKRYNASSTVSVKAVHIELVSSLTKEAYLAALNRFMARRGRPQTIYSDHGVGLQRASPGPLPTHRIPAAALLEAILRRVRDLAPAEDEVAHVDGTPTSRIPCLGQGQDATPLDVAHGTDRPATSRQRRSQQSGRHRDQTRHNSTGLQQYLSSTLGLLNTSTAGSLLRLLKLATSVQEEERGERRHHV, from the exons ATGTCCAAAAAGCTAGACTCGTCCTCTTACAGACAATGGGAAGAACATAGAAACAATCTTGATTCTTCGCCCACATTACAgcaatttattaaattcttaattAACAGAGCGGATCTCTTAGAAACCTTAACtgatacatttaaatataaacaaaataacaaacctaataataacaatgacgcattcaaaacaaaaaactttttagtGTCCACTGATAACACTAGAGCCTATTCATGCCCAATGTGCTCACAATCTCACGGCTTATTTAATTGCCCATCATTCAAAGCTTTGGACATTGATTCACGCATTAAAAAAGCAAAAGAAAGTCGTGTTTGCATGAATTGTTTACGATTAGGTCATGTAGAAAACGCTTGTACGTTGACACATTGTAAGTACTGTAAGTACAGACACAACACATTGTTACATAAAGACgtaaacaaaaacacataCACCAACAAATCTGCTTCAGTGCCTACAACCAGTGGTTTAGCGAACAATGTAGCCCTTTCGTCGGACATTTCACCAAGTACATTAAATAACCATGGCTCTGTACTGCTTTCCACAGCGCTCGTGAAGGTGGCAGACAGGCACGGGAGCCTGCACACAGCGCGGCTGCTCCTCGATAACGGCAGCACTTCTAATTTCGTCACCGAGTCCCTCTGCGAGAAACTTGATCTGAAGAGGTATAACGCGAGCTCCACAGTGTCAG TGAAGGCGGTGCACATCGAGCTCGTCTCGTCTCTCACGAAGGAGGCATACCTGGCTGCGTTAAATCGCTTCATGGCTCGCCGGGGAAGGCCCCAGACCATTTATTCGGACCACG GTGTCGGACTGCAACGTGCATCGCCTGGACCGCTTCCAACGCATCGAATTCCTGCGGCAGCACTTCTGGAAGCGATACTGCGCAGAGTACGTGACCTTGCTCCAGCAGAAGACGAAGTGGCTCACGTCGACGGGACACCTACAAGTCGGATCCCTTGTCTTGGTCAAGGACAAGACGCAACCCCCCTTGATGTGGCTCATGGGACGGATCGTCCAGCTACATCCCGGCAAAGACGGAGTCAGCAGAGTGGCAGACATAGAGACCAAACGAGGCATAATTCAACGGGCCTACAACAATATCTGTCCTCTACCCTTGGACTGTTGAATACCTCAACGGCGGGGAGCTTGTTGCGGCTATTGAAGCTGGCAACATCGGTGCAAGAGGAGGAGCGCGGGGAGCGGCGACACCACGTATAA
- the LOC119692681 gene encoding uncharacterized protein LOC119692681 isoform X3 gives MSKKLDSSSYRQWEEHRNNLDSSPTLQQFIKFLINRADLLETLTDTFKYKQNNKPNNNNDAFKTKNFLVSTDNTRAYSCPMCSQSHGLFNCPSFKALDIDSRIKKAKESRVCMNCLRLGHVENACTLTHCKYCKYRHNTLLHKDVNKNTYTNKSASVPTTSGLANNVALSSDISPSTLNNHGSVLLSTALVKVADRHGSLHTARLLLDNGSTSNFVTESLCEKLDLKRYNASSTVSGVGLQRASPGPLPTHRIPAAALLEAILRRVRDLAPAEDEVAHVDGTPTSRIPCLGQGQDATPLDVAHGTDRPATSRQRRSQQSGRHRDQTRHNSTGLQQYLSSTLGLLNTSTAGSLLRLLKLATSVQEEERGERRHHV, from the exons ATGTCCAAAAAGCTAGACTCGTCCTCTTACAGACAATGGGAAGAACATAGAAACAATCTTGATTCTTCGCCCACATTACAgcaatttattaaattcttaattAACAGAGCGGATCTCTTAGAAACCTTAACtgatacatttaaatataaacaaaataacaaacctaataataacaatgacgcattcaaaacaaaaaactttttagtGTCCACTGATAACACTAGAGCCTATTCATGCCCAATGTGCTCACAATCTCACGGCTTATTTAATTGCCCATCATTCAAAGCTTTGGACATTGATTCACGCATTAAAAAAGCAAAAGAAAGTCGTGTTTGCATGAATTGTTTACGATTAGGTCATGTAGAAAACGCTTGTACGTTGACACATTGTAAGTACTGTAAGTACAGACACAACACATTGTTACATAAAGACgtaaacaaaaacacataCACCAACAAATCTGCTTCAGTGCCTACAACCAGTGGTTTAGCGAACAATGTAGCCCTTTCGTCGGACATTTCACCAAGTACATTAAATAACCATGGCTCTGTACTGCTTTCCACAGCGCTCGTGAAGGTGGCAGACAGGCACGGGAGCCTGCACACAGCGCGGCTGCTCCTCGATAACGGCAGCACTTCTAATTTCGTCACCGAGTCCCTCTGCGAGAAACTTGATCTGAAGAGGTATAACGCGAGCTCCACAGTGTCAG GTGTCGGACTGCAACGTGCATCGCCTGGACCGCTTCCAACGCATCGAATTCCTGCGGCAGCACTTCTGGAAGCGATACTGCGCAGAGTACGTGACCTTGCTCCAGCAGAAGACGAAGTGGCTCACGTCGACGGGACACCTACAAGTCGGATCCCTTGTCTTGGTCAAGGACAAGACGCAACCCCCCTTGATGTGGCTCATGGGACGGATCGTCCAGCTACATCCCGGCAAAGACGGAGTCAGCAGAGTGGCAGACATAGAGACCAAACGAGGCATAATTCAACGGGCCTACAACAATATCTGTCCTCTACCCTTGGACTGTTGAATACCTCAACGGCGGGGAGCTTGTTGCGGCTATTGAAGCTGGCAACATCGGTGCAAGAGGAGGAGCGCGGGGAGCGGCGACACCACGTATAA
- the LOC119692681 gene encoding uncharacterized protein LOC119692681 isoform X4: protein MSKKLDSSSYRQWEEHRNNLDSSPTLQQFIKFLINRADLLETLTDTFKYKQNNKPNNNNDAFKTKNFLVSTDNTRAYSCPMCSQSHGLFNCPSFKALDIDSRIKKAKESRVCMNCLRLGHVENACTLTHCKYCKYRHNTLLHKDVNKNTYTNKSASVPTTSGLANNVALSSDISPSTLNNHGSVLLSTALVKVADRHGSLHTARLLLDNGSTSNFVTESLCEKLDLKSEGGAHRARLVSHEGGIPGCVKSLHGSPGKAPDHLFGPRFQLYWCRTATCIAWTASNASNSCGSTSGSDTAQST, encoded by the exons ATGTCCAAAAAGCTAGACTCGTCCTCTTACAGACAATGGGAAGAACATAGAAACAATCTTGATTCTTCGCCCACATTACAgcaatttattaaattcttaattAACAGAGCGGATCTCTTAGAAACCTTAACtgatacatttaaatataaacaaaataacaaacctaataataacaatgacgcattcaaaacaaaaaactttttagtGTCCACTGATAACACTAGAGCCTATTCATGCCCAATGTGCTCACAATCTCACGGCTTATTTAATTGCCCATCATTCAAAGCTTTGGACATTGATTCACGCATTAAAAAAGCAAAAGAAAGTCGTGTTTGCATGAATTGTTTACGATTAGGTCATGTAGAAAACGCTTGTACGTTGACACATTGTAAGTACTGTAAGTACAGACACAACACATTGTTACATAAAGACgtaaacaaaaacacataCACCAACAAATCTGCTTCAGTGCCTACAACCAGTGGTTTAGCGAACAATGTAGCCCTTTCGTCGGACATTTCACCAAGTACATTAAATAACCATGGCTCTGTACTGCTTTCCACAGCGCTCGTGAAGGTGGCAGACAGGCACGGGAGCCTGCACACAGCGCGGCTGCTCCTCGATAACGGCAGCACTTCTAATTTCGTCACCGAGTCCCTCTGCGAGAAACTTGATCTGAAGAG TGAAGGCGGTGCACATCGAGCTCGTCTCGTCTCTCACGAAGGAGGCATACCTGGCTGCGTTAAATCGCTTCATGGCTCGCCGGGGAAGGCCCCAGACCATTTATTCGGACCACGGTTCCAACTTTATTG GTGTCGGACTGCAACGTGCATCGCCTGGACCGCTTCCAACGCATCGAATTCCTGCGGCAGCACTTCTGGAAGCGATACTGCGCAGAGTACGTGA